CCAATGGTTTAACAATAAGAGGTCTTGAGGTTATTGATGAGATCAAGACCCAGCTCGAGAAGGAATGCCCAAAAACTGTGACATGCGCTGACATAATTGCATTTGCTGCTCGGGAAGCCGTTATACTTGCCGGCTTACCACGTTATGATGTCGTTGCCGGTCGCTATGACAGTCCGTATTCACGTGCACCTGATGCCGATAATCTCCCTGTTCCTAAGGATAAACTTGATGACATTATACACGAGTTTGCTGTGAGAAAATTATCATTAGAAGATCTGGTTGTCTTGTCTGGTGCACACTCCATCGGACGATCACAATGTACCAGATTTTCAGAAAGACTATACACGTTTAAGCCAGGTGTGCCCAGAGACCCTGACATGGACCCAGCCTTTGCTGATGAGCTAGCCAAAAAGTGCCCGGCACAGGTGCCTAAGGGGAAAGAAATAGAATTCATGGTGGACTTTGATCCCACATCACCTCTGAAACTCGACGTTCAGTACTATTTGAACCTGCAGAAAAAGAAGGGCTTGCTTGCAACGGATCAGGTGCTGGCCACTGATCCCCGCACCTCAGGGATTGTGAACAAAATGGCTGCTGATCCTCAAGGTTGGGGAAAGAAGTTTATCGATGCCATGGCCAGGTTGGGGAGAGTAAATACTCTCAAAAAAGATGAAGGACAGATAAGGGTAAACTGTCGGGCGCCCATTGGATAAGAGTCATAACTCATAAGACTATAGCTTGATGTAATTTGA
This is a stretch of genomic DNA from Argentina anserina chromosome 4, drPotAnse1.1, whole genome shotgun sequence. It encodes these proteins:
- the LOC126792395 gene encoding peroxidase 66-like, whose product is MGWRQYSTPILTFTLFTILIILPSEAQPKPKPQQPGPQPQQPKPQQPGPLPQQPKPQQPGPLPQQPAAVLQQPGPQQPGPQQDDGLTLGFYAKTCPKVENIVADTVKRAQQKDPKLPAAFIRLLFHDCWIKGCDASILLDSSLNGKGATEKMNDANGLTIRGLEVIDEIKTQLEKECPKTVTCADIIAFAAREAVILAGLPRYDVVAGRYDSPYSRAPDADNLPVPKDKLDDIIHEFAVRKLSLEDLVVLSGAHSIGRSQCTRFSERLYTFKPGVPRDPDMDPAFADELAKKCPAQVPKGKEIEFMVDFDPTSPLKLDVQYYLNLQKKKGLLATDQVLATDPRTSGIVNKMAADPQGWGKKFIDAMARLGRVNTLKKDEGQIRVNCRAPIG